The Clostridiaceae bacterium HFYG-1003 genome includes a window with the following:
- the lspA gene encoding signal peptidase II produces MIWIIIILGIAGDYLSKRWALANLTAGQVIDLIPGYLDFSYVENRGAAFGIFQGQIRVLGVISLVMGTLLLLYLVKNRSVHPLMKISLSLIVAGALGNAYDRFFYGFVVDFIHFHLNSTWHFPTFNVADSCVVVGSGLMILYVLFIEGRQGDRS; encoded by the coding sequence ATGATTTGGATTATCATTATACTGGGAATCGCCGGTGATTATCTGTCCAAGCGCTGGGCGCTGGCCAACCTGACCGCGGGTCAGGTGATAGATCTGATTCCGGGTTATCTGGATTTCAGCTATGTGGAGAACCGCGGAGCGGCTTTTGGCATTTTTCAGGGGCAGATTCGGGTACTGGGGGTTATTTCCCTGGTCATGGGTACCCTGCTGCTGCTGTATCTGGTGAAGAACCGGTCAGTCCATCCGCTGATGAAGATCTCGCTGAGCCTGATTGTCGCCGGAGCGCTGGGCAATGCCTATGACCGGTTTTTCTATGGCTTTGTGGTGGATTTCATTCATTTTCACCTCAACAGCACCTGGCATTTCCCGACGTTTAATGTGGCGGACTCGTGTGTCGTCGTCGGGTCCGGCCTAATGATTCTTTATGTTCTCTTTATTGAAGGAAGGCAGGGCGACCGTTCATGA
- a CDS encoding RluA family pseudouridine synthase, which yields MTEEFYYLIEEAEAGLRVDVYLSGKFPGISRSQVQRLIEDDRLLVNARRVKSSHKLKAGDEVEFELPPAVELKVEAQNIPLEIIYQDEYLAVINKPVGLVVHPAPGNEHGTLVNALLYHLTDLSSVNGVIRPGIVHRIDKDTSGLLVIAKNDEAHQALSKQLADHSMTREYVALCEGLVKTDQGTIDAPIGRDPRNRLRMGIVPNGRRAVTHYTVQQRYQDMTLVRLRLETGRTHQIRVHMASIHHPVAADPVYGFKKQRVKYQGQMLHARLLGFLHPRDGQPMEFSVPVPEEFRLVLEKLAAEKAGRRV from the coding sequence ATGACCGAGGAATTCTACTACCTGATCGAGGAAGCGGAGGCCGGCCTGCGGGTTGACGTCTATCTGTCCGGCAAATTCCCAGGAATTTCCCGGTCACAGGTACAGCGCCTGATTGAGGATGACCGGCTGCTGGTCAATGCCCGCCGGGTCAAATCCTCCCATAAGCTCAAAGCGGGTGATGAAGTGGAGTTTGAACTGCCGCCGGCCGTGGAGCTGAAGGTTGAGGCCCAGAACATTCCCCTGGAGATTATCTACCAGGATGAGTATCTGGCCGTTATCAACAAGCCGGTGGGCCTGGTGGTTCACCCGGCGCCGGGAAACGAGCACGGCACGCTGGTGAACGCACTGCTGTATCATCTGACGGACCTGTCTTCGGTCAATGGCGTGATCCGTCCGGGCATTGTCCATCGGATCGATAAGGACACCTCGGGTCTGCTGGTGATCGCAAAAAACGATGAAGCCCATCAGGCCCTGTCCAAACAGCTGGCTGACCATTCCATGACCCGGGAATATGTCGCTCTGTGCGAGGGGCTGGTCAAGACGGATCAGGGAACCATTGACGCGCCCATCGGGCGCGACCCGAGAAATCGACTGCGCATGGGGATTGTTCCAAATGGCCGGCGGGCAGTGACCCATTATACAGTCCAGCAGCGCTATCAGGACATGACCCTGGTCCGGCTGCGGCTGGAAACCGGACGGACGCATCAGATCCGGGTGCATATGGCGTCAATTCATCACCCGGTGGCGGCGGATCCGGTCTACGGGTTCAAAAAACAGCGAGTTAAATACCAGGGCCAGATGCTTCACGCCAGGCTCCTGGGCTTTCTACATCCCCGGGACGGGCAACCGATGGAATTTTCGGTGCCGGTTCCCGAAGAATTCAGGCTGGTTTTAGAAAAACTGGCTGCAGAAAAGGCAGGTCGACGAGTGTGA
- the pyrR gene encoding bifunctional pyr operon transcriptional regulator/uracil phosphoribosyltransferase PyrR — MILKSNLMDEMAMKRALKRIAHEIIEKNKGIENISLVGIKRRGVPLAHRIARLIEDIEGVRLPVEEVDITLYRDDLTEMSEYPKVVDHGTRFSVAGRKIILVDDVLYTGRTVRAAIDAVVKLGRPQSIQLAVLVDRGHRELPIRADYVGKNVPTAKNELVAVEIRELDEQDAVLLYQQEEA, encoded by the coding sequence GTGATTTTAAAATCGAATCTAATGGACGAAATGGCTATGAAACGGGCCCTGAAACGGATCGCCCATGAAATTATAGAAAAAAACAAGGGAATTGAAAACATCAGTCTGGTGGGGATCAAGCGCCGCGGGGTTCCGCTGGCGCACCGCATTGCCCGTCTGATTGAGGATATTGAGGGCGTCCGCCTGCCGGTGGAGGAAGTGGATATCACCCTGTACCGGGATGATCTCACCGAGATGAGCGAATATCCCAAGGTCGTTGATCACGGAACCAGGTTTTCCGTGGCCGGCCGCAAGATTATTCTCGTGGATGACGTACTTTATACCGGCCGGACGGTGCGTGCCGCCATTGACGCGGTCGTCAAGCTGGGGCGTCCGCAGAGCATCCAGCTGGCGGTTCTGGTGGATCGCGGCCATCGCGAGCTTCCGATCCGGGCCGACTATGTTGGCAAGAATGTTCCCACAGCCAAGAATGAACTGGTGGCGGTGGAGATCCGCGAACTTGACGAGCAGGACGCTGTGCTGCTTTATCAGCAGGAGGAAGCTTAA
- a CDS encoding exodeoxyribonuclease III, producing the protein MKIASWNINGLRAIMKKDFAALAAQLDADVLFLQEIKMQEDQRTPEMDLEELGYRLMLHPAQRKGYSGVAVYSRIDPDQVFLGTGSEFDEEGRVIRVDFGKLSVFGIYFPNGGRGEERMAYKMRFYDHYLELFRTLKEQGQHVVVCGDFNVAHQEIDLANPKSNEKTSGFLPEERDWFSRFLDAGFVDVYRRLNPDQVIYTWWDQRFRARDRNVGWRIDYFVVDEATLPLVLDAQILNEYMGSDHCPLTLTLDWPTTGLSTVGASEDAFAAGEE; encoded by the coding sequence ATGAAGATCGCATCCTGGAATATCAACGGCCTGAGGGCCATCATGAAGAAGGATTTCGCCGCTCTGGCGGCTCAGCTGGATGCCGATGTCCTGTTCCTGCAGGAAATCAAGATGCAGGAAGACCAGCGGACACCGGAGATGGATCTGGAGGAGCTGGGCTATCGCTTGATGCTCCACCCGGCGCAGCGCAAGGGCTACTCCGGAGTAGCCGTCTATTCGCGCATTGATCCGGATCAGGTGTTTTTAGGCACCGGCTCCGAGTTTGACGAAGAAGGCCGGGTCATCCGGGTCGATTTTGGCAAGCTGTCGGTATTTGGCATCTATTTTCCCAACGGCGGACGGGGGGAAGAGCGCATGGCCTACAAAATGCGCTTCTATGACCATTACCTGGAACTGTTCCGCACCCTCAAGGAACAAGGCCAACATGTCGTGGTCTGCGGCGACTTCAACGTCGCTCATCAGGAAATCGACCTGGCCAACCCCAAGTCCAATGAGAAGACGTCCGGGTTCCTGCCGGAGGAACGCGACTGGTTCAGCCGGTTTTTGGATGCCGGCTTTGTTGATGTATACCGCCGCCTGAATCCGGACCAGGTGATCTATACCTGGTGGGATCAGCGCTTCCGGGCCAGAGACCGCAACGTCGGCTGGCGCATCGATTACTTTGTCGTGGATGAAGCGACTCTGCCGCTGGTATTGGATGCTCAGATTCTCAATGAGTACATGGGCTCGGACCACTGTCCGCTGACCCTCACCCTGGACTGGCCGACGACCGGTCTGTCCACTGTTGGGGCCAGCGAAGACGCCTTCGCCGCAGGAGAGGAATAG
- a CDS encoding class I SAM-dependent RNA methyltransferase yields MDYQLIATATFGLEALVAKELKVLGYDDLVTENGRVKFSGDEMDIAIANTHLRCADRVLINFGEFSATTFEELYQGVLALPWGELMPPDAFMHVNGKSVKSQLHSVPDCQSITKKAIVEAMRRTYPGRDFQEDGPRYKIEVAILKDQVTMSVDTTGVGLHKRGYRKDSGAAPLKETLAAALVLLSGWKGEVPLFDPFCGSGTILIEAAMIARNMAPGLYRTFACEAWPQFLEENPFEMVRSGARSAIDREKKLSLTGYDINSWVLNTAKANAKKAEVFRDIFFKERDARNFVEEQTPATIITNPPYGERLDEEETAQVLSYALGKIRKAYPAYDINVFTALKDFEKYFGQKSDKNRKLYNGRLLCYMYQYFRKAEAKANQEK; encoded by the coding sequence ATGGATTATCAACTGATCGCAACGGCAACCTTCGGCCTGGAAGCCCTGGTTGCCAAAGAACTGAAAGTGCTGGGCTACGATGACCTGGTGACGGAAAACGGCCGGGTCAAGTTCAGTGGAGACGAAATGGACATTGCCATTGCCAATACGCATTTGCGCTGTGCCGACCGGGTACTCATCAATTTCGGCGAGTTTTCCGCGACCACCTTCGAGGAACTCTATCAGGGCGTGCTGGCGCTGCCCTGGGGCGAACTGATGCCGCCGGATGCCTTCATGCATGTCAACGGAAAATCGGTGAAAAGCCAGCTGCATTCGGTGCCGGACTGTCAGTCCATCACTAAGAAGGCCATTGTGGAAGCCATGCGCCGGACCTATCCCGGCCGGGATTTTCAGGAAGACGGCCCCAGATACAAAATTGAAGTGGCCATTTTGAAAGATCAGGTGACGATGTCGGTGGACACCACCGGCGTGGGCCTGCATAAGCGCGGCTACCGCAAGGACTCCGGAGCGGCTCCGCTGAAGGAAACTCTGGCGGCGGCCCTGGTCCTGCTCTCCGGCTGGAAGGGAGAAGTGCCGCTGTTCGATCCGTTCTGCGGATCCGGCACCATTCTGATCGAAGCTGCCATGATCGCCCGAAACATGGCGCCCGGATTGTACCGGACCTTTGCCTGTGAAGCCTGGCCGCAGTTCCTGGAGGAAAATCCCTTCGAAATGGTTCGATCCGGAGCCCGCTCCGCCATCGACCGGGAGAAGAAGCTCTCGCTCACGGGCTATGACATCAACTCCTGGGTGCTCAATACCGCCAAGGCGAACGCCAAAAAAGCCGAAGTGTTCCGTGATATCTTCTTCAAGGAACGGGACGCCCGAAATTTCGTGGAAGAGCAGACTCCGGCCACCATCATCACCAACCCGCCCTACGGCGAACGCCTCGATGAAGAGGAAACGGCCCAGGTTCTGTCCTATGCTCTGGGCAAGATCCGGAAAGCGTATCCGGCCTATGACATCAACGTCTTCACGGCCCTGAAGGACTTTGAGAAATACTTTGGCCAGAAATCCGACAAGAACCGCAAGCTCTATAACGGCCGGCTGCTGTGCTATATGTATCAGTACTTTCGCAAGGCCGAAGCCAAAGCCAATCAGGAAAAATAA
- a CDS encoding asparaginase: MKKVAVIFNGGTISMKVDPKLKAAVPSLTGEEIMTLVTGIEDYAKVDSFQFSSFPSPHMTPEIMMDLAKLIRELTLGDYDGVVVTHGTDTLEETAYLVDLTVNTRKPIVFTGSMRSGSELGYDGPSNLAASICTAASDKSKGRGVLVCLNGELNTASEVTKANSMALNAFRTPTYGPVGIVDNNQVIFYRQTLRHESHEIDHLESRVALIKTCTGMDSAFLDFCLDRGDRGIVIEAMGRGNIPPQMVAGVRRAISQGVAVVIVSRCFEGRVFDSYGYPGGGRNLRELGVILGDNLNGQKARIKLMVALSATEDLTTVKEWFERDLYSEL, from the coding sequence ATGAAAAAAGTTGCTGTGATTTTTAATGGCGGGACCATTTCCATGAAGGTGGATCCGAAGCTGAAAGCGGCGGTGCCGTCGCTGACCGGCGAAGAGATTATGACGCTGGTAACGGGAATCGAGGATTACGCGAAGGTGGATTCCTTCCAGTTCTCGTCATTCCCGAGTCCGCATATGACACCGGAGATCATGATGGATCTGGCCAAGCTGATTCGCGAACTGACCCTGGGAGACTATGACGGAGTCGTTGTCACTCATGGAACAGATACACTGGAGGAAACGGCCTATCTGGTGGATCTGACCGTAAATACCAGAAAGCCCATTGTCTTTACCGGTTCCATGCGGTCCGGCTCGGAGCTGGGTTATGACGGACCGTCCAATCTGGCGGCTTCGATCTGTACCGCGGCTTCCGACAAGTCCAAGGGCCGCGGTGTGCTGGTCTGTCTCAACGGAGAACTCAATACGGCCAGTGAAGTAACTAAAGCCAATTCCATGGCTCTCAACGCTTTCCGCACGCCGACCTACGGTCCGGTGGGCATTGTGGACAACAATCAGGTCATTTTCTACCGTCAGACGCTGCGTCACGAATCCCATGAGATCGACCATCTCGAGAGCCGGGTCGCCCTGATCAAGACCTGCACGGGCATGGATTCGGCGTTCCTGGATTTCTGTCTGGACAGGGGAGACCGGGGCATTGTGATTGAGGCCATGGGCCGCGGCAACATCCCGCCTCAGATGGTGGCCGGCGTCCGGCGGGCCATTTCCCAGGGAGTGGCCGTGGTCATTGTCTCGCGCTGCTTTGAAGGCCGCGTGTTTGATTCCTACGGCTATCCGGGAGGAGGCCGCAATTTGAGGGAGCTGGGCGTCATTCTGGGGGACAACCTCAATGGCCAGAAGGCCCGAATCAAGCTGATGGTCGCTCTGTCTGCCACCGAGGATCTGACAACGGTCAAGGAATGGTTTGAACGGGATCTGTACAGCGAACTGTAA
- a CDS encoding YicC family protein: MIKSMTGFGKASDVLDGRSLDLEFKSVNSRYLDINIRMPKALMALEDRIKKQLGSGIARGKVDVFLTYRNHNENDLEVRVNEGAARKYVEALRQLTQELGIVDDIASSFLLKLDNVITLEEKTEDLDRVWELISGVLAKAMTNHEAMRRAEGENLKRDLLEKRGVILEKLGLIARLAEGMTQRYREKLRERLAELDQLYADDDRIAQEVALYADRASIDEEITRLYSHMDQLKDLVNLEEPIGRKLDFLAQEMNREANTMASKSVDLEITSLVLDIKNEIEKIREQIQNIE, translated from the coding sequence ATGATCAAAAGCATGACAGGATTTGGCAAAGCCTCCGATGTACTGGATGGCCGGTCGCTGGATCTTGAATTTAAATCCGTCAATTCCAGGTATCTGGACATCAATATCCGGATGCCCAAGGCACTGATGGCTCTGGAGGACCGCATCAAGAAGCAGCTGGGTTCCGGCATTGCCCGGGGCAAAGTGGATGTCTTCCTGACCTACCGCAATCACAATGAAAACGACCTGGAGGTCCGGGTCAATGAGGGTGCAGCCCGCAAGTATGTCGAGGCTCTGCGTCAGCTGACCCAGGAACTGGGCATTGTGGACGACATCGCGTCGAGCTTTCTGCTGAAGCTGGACAATGTCATTACGCTGGAGGAAAAAACCGAGGACCTGGACCGGGTCTGGGAACTGATCTCCGGCGTTCTGGCCAAAGCCATGACCAATCATGAAGCGATGCGCCGGGCCGAGGGAGAAAACTTAAAGCGGGATCTGCTGGAAAAACGTGGCGTGATTCTGGAAAAGCTGGGACTCATTGCCCGGCTGGCCGAAGGCATGACGCAGCGCTACCGCGAGAAGCTGCGGGAACGTCTGGCGGAGCTGGATCAGCTCTATGCCGATGATGACCGAATCGCGCAGGAAGTCGCCCTCTACGCCGACCGTGCGTCCATTGACGAGGAGATCACCCGACTGTATTCCCACATGGATCAGTTGAAGGATCTGGTCAACCTGGAAGAACCGATCGGCCGGAAACTGGATTTTCTGGCTCAGGAAATGAACCGGGAAGCCAACACCATGGCCAGCAAGTCTGTGGACCTGGAAATCACCAGTCTCGTTCTGGATATCAAGAATGAGATTGAGAAAATCCGGGAACAGATCCAGAACATCGAATAG
- a CDS encoding DUF370 domain-containing protein has product MNIKLINIGFGNIVSANRLVAIVSPESAPIKRIIQEARDRGMLIDATYGRRTRAVIITDSDHVILSAVQPETVAHRITAREEEVEENPND; this is encoded by the coding sequence ATGAACATCAAGTTGATCAATATCGGATTTGGCAATATTGTATCGGCCAACCGCCTGGTGGCCATTGTGTCACCGGAATCGGCGCCCATCAAGCGCATTATTCAGGAAGCCCGGGACCGCGGCATGCTCATTGACGCGACGTACGGCCGCAGAACCCGCGCCGTCATTATCACGGATTCGGATCATGTGATCCTCTCGGCGGTTCAGCCGGAAACAGTAGCTCATCGGATCACTGCCCGCGAGGAAGAAGTGGAGGAGAATCCGAATGACTAG
- the gmk gene encoding guanylate kinase, translated as MTRGLLFVISGPSGAGKGTICNAYLKEAKNTWLSVSATTRSPRVGETEGVSYFFLDRAEFETKLVQGDFLEHAEVYGNLYGTPRSRVEEKLAQGIDVILEIDIQGALKVQENTEEGIFIFVLPPSMEELKNRIIKRGSETPESLIRRFESAFEEINYISKYNYAVINTTVEEALTNVRAIVQAEKCRVARVLPNIKDLQGEKHNGKEIIG; from the coding sequence ATGACTAGAGGCCTGCTGTTTGTCATTTCCGGACCCTCCGGGGCCGGAAAGGGAACGATCTGCAACGCGTATCTGAAGGAAGCCAAAAACACCTGGCTGTCCGTGTCCGCCACCACCCGCTCACCGCGGGTGGGAGAAACTGAGGGTGTATCCTATTTTTTCCTGGACCGCGCGGAATTTGAAACCAAGCTGGTTCAGGGCGATTTCCTGGAACACGCGGAGGTCTACGGCAATCTGTACGGAACGCCGCGCTCCCGCGTCGAGGAGAAGCTTGCCCAGGGCATCGATGTCATCCTGGAGATCGATATCCAGGGGGCACTCAAGGTTCAGGAAAACACGGAGGAAGGGATCTTCATTTTCGTTCTGCCGCCTTCCATGGAGGAGCTGAAGAACCGGATCATCAAGCGCGGTTCGGAAACGCCGGAATCGCTGATCCGGCGGTTTGAATCCGCCTTTGAGGAAATCAACTACATTTCCAAATACAACTATGCCGTCATCAATACCACGGTGGAAGAGGCGCTGACCAATGTACGGGCGATCGTGCAGGCGGAAAAGTGCCGCGTTGCCAGGGTATTGCCCAATATCAAAGACTTACAGGGAGAAAAACACAATGGAAAAGAAATCATCGGATAA
- the rpoZ gene encoding DNA-directed RNA polymerase subunit omega, translating into MEKKSSDKKTMINPSIKDLLEKVDNRYRLVTVTSRRARQIVAKQEPLTDDGDSDKPLSTAIDEVNEGLIQYETIKDIAK; encoded by the coding sequence ATGGAAAAGAAATCATCGGATAAAAAGACTATGATCAATCCGTCCATCAAGGACCTTCTGGAAAAAGTGGACAACCGCTACCGTCTGGTGACCGTGACATCACGCCGGGCCCGTCAGATTGTTGCCAAGCAGGAACCCCTGACGGATGACGGTGATTCGGATAAGCCGCTGTCAACGGCCATCGACGAAGTCAACGAAGGCCTCATTCAGTACGAAACGATCAAGGACATCGCCAAGTAG
- the priA gene encoding primosomal protein N' — protein sequence MAYADLIINSTSQTLDRMFLYAVPQDLTVGVGDLVQVPFGGGNRHLQGFVMGIRDNLDPDVPADKVKPIQRVLASGLFDVRGLALVDFLRREYLCTHLDALRLLIPRGELTGVGHKYRKILVPGQPIPPDHPKAKAYGVICDFVRESLAEGGVIKAEAVRAGFSASSLQTMIKHGFLQVEDRVEDRYSTVRYAEDGARVLNQEQAAGFRAIVEGDPGTYLMHGITGSGKTEVFLHLVSHMLKQGHDSVILVPEIALTPQMIERVKSRFGRDITVYHSRLSDGERYDEWMRVREGKVRIAIGARSALFLPFRDLRLVVVDEEHETSYKSETSPKYVTRDVAAFMMEQTGGKVVLASATPSMEAFDRARQGQYHLIQLTQRAGQGAMPTVVTVDMRKELRLGNRSILSSRLAAEMEKSLARGRQIILFLNRRGMSGFVSCRACGFVYRCPNCSVSLTKHQGGRLTCHHCGYSQYQKELCPSCGSSFIREFGIGTEKVEQEVRKRFPDARVLRMDRDTTSHKEAYEEIYNTFRDGAADILIGTQMVAKGLDFHGVDLVGILAADLSMNLPDFRAYEKTFQLITQVSGRAGRGDEGGLVVLQTYQPEAYPVTMAARADYLGFFEQEMMVRQAMAYPPRGDLLAIVLSGTQEAELINNIQFVAQLLRELSSRYANITVMGPSACLISRIKGYFRQQIIIKGQLTQDFAMACKDLVYEAVRGKDIRVSLDANPMNLV from the coding sequence ATGGCTTATGCCGATCTAATTATCAATTCGACGAGCCAGACGCTGGATCGAATGTTTCTGTATGCGGTGCCGCAGGATCTGACGGTGGGAGTGGGGGATCTGGTTCAGGTTCCCTTTGGGGGAGGCAACCGCCACCTTCAGGGCTTTGTCATGGGAATCCGGGACAACCTGGATCCCGATGTTCCGGCGGACAAGGTCAAACCGATTCAGCGGGTGCTGGCCTCCGGCCTGTTTGATGTCAGGGGACTGGCACTGGTTGATTTTCTGCGCCGGGAATACCTGTGCACCCATCTGGACGCGCTGCGTCTGCTGATCCCCCGGGGAGAACTGACCGGGGTGGGCCATAAATACCGTAAAATTCTGGTGCCGGGGCAGCCCATTCCGCCCGATCACCCCAAAGCCAAAGCCTATGGAGTGATCTGCGATTTTGTCAGAGAAAGCCTGGCCGAAGGCGGCGTGATCAAGGCGGAAGCAGTCCGGGCCGGATTTTCCGCCAGTTCCCTTCAGACCATGATCAAACACGGCTTTCTCCAGGTCGAAGACCGGGTCGAGGACCGCTATTCCACGGTACGCTATGCCGAGGATGGCGCCCGGGTGCTGAATCAGGAGCAGGCCGCGGGTTTTCGCGCCATTGTGGAGGGGGATCCCGGAACCTACCTGATGCACGGCATCACCGGTTCGGGCAAGACGGAGGTCTTTCTGCACCTGGTCAGCCATATGCTGAAGCAGGGGCATGACTCTGTGATTCTGGTGCCGGAAATCGCCCTGACGCCGCAGATGATTGAACGCGTCAAGAGCCGGTTTGGCCGGGACATCACCGTCTATCACTCCCGGCTCAGCGACGGGGAGCGCTATGATGAATGGATGCGGGTCCGCGAGGGCAAGGTGCGCATTGCCATCGGTGCCCGGTCTGCGCTGTTTCTGCCCTTTCGCGACCTCCGGCTGGTAGTGGTGGACGAGGAACACGAAACCAGCTACAAGTCGGAAACCAGTCCCAAGTACGTCACCCGCGATGTGGCGGCTTTTATGATGGAACAGACCGGAGGCAAAGTGGTGCTCGCTTCGGCGACGCCCTCCATGGAAGCCTTTGACCGGGCGCGCCAGGGTCAGTATCATCTGATTCAGCTGACGCAGCGGGCGGGTCAGGGGGCCATGCCGACGGTAGTCACCGTCGACATGCGCAAGGAACTGCGGCTGGGCAACCGGAGCATTCTGTCGAGCCGTCTGGCAGCGGAAATGGAAAAAAGTCTGGCCAGAGGCCGGCAGATTATTCTGTTTCTCAATCGCCGCGGCATGTCCGGATTTGTATCCTGCCGGGCCTGCGGGTTTGTTTACCGCTGCCCCAATTGTTCGGTTTCCCTGACCAAGCACCAGGGCGGCCGCCTGACCTGCCACCATTGCGGGTACAGCCAGTATCAGAAGGAACTTTGTCCCTCCTGCGGCTCGTCCTTTATCCGGGAATTCGGCATCGGGACGGAAAAAGTCGAACAGGAAGTCAGAAAGCGCTTCCCCGATGCCCGGGTGCTGCGGATGGACCGGGATACCACCAGTCATAAAGAAGCTTACGAAGAGATCTACAATACCTTTCGGGATGGGGCTGCCGATATTCTGATCGGAACACAGATGGTCGCCAAGGGTCTGGATTTCCACGGCGTCGATCTGGTGGGAATTCTGGCAGCGGATCTGTCCATGAATCTGCCGGATTTCCGCGCCTACGAAAAGACTTTCCAGCTTATCACCCAGGTATCGGGCCGCGCCGGCCGGGGCGATGAGGGCGGACTGGTGGTCCTTCAGACCTACCAGCCCGAAGCGTATCCCGTCACCATGGCGGCCCGGGCAGACTATCTCGGCTTCTTTGAGCAGGAAATGATGGTGCGCCAGGCCATGGCCTATCCGCCCCGGGGAGACCTGCTTGCCATCGTCCTGTCCGGGACGCAGGAAGCCGAATTAATAAATAATATACAGTTTGTTGCACAGCTCTTAAGGGAATTAAGTTCGCGCTATGCTAACATTACTGTAATGGGACCCAGCGCCTGTCTGATTTCCAGAATCAAAGGCTACTTCCGCCAGCAGATCATCATTAAGGGTCAGCTGACACAGGATTTCGCCATGGCCTGCAAAGATCTGGTCTATGAGGCGGTTCGGGGCAAGGACATCCGGGTCTCCCTGGATGCCAACCCGATGAATCTGGTGTAG
- the def gene encoding peptide deformylase, whose product MALRQIREEQDPVLRKISKEVKEVTPRVKQLIDDMLDTMYNAHGVGLAAPQVGILKRIAVVDVGMEEKQPHVFINPVITRSEGKCNGTEGCLSVPGLFGFVDRPEKITVEYLDETGAQRTLDAEGFFARAICHEVDHLHGILFIDKPEFVEAVEEDEEGIDE is encoded by the coding sequence ATGGCATTAAGACAAATTCGGGAAGAACAGGATCCCGTCCTTCGGAAAATCAGCAAAGAAGTAAAAGAAGTGACGCCGCGGGTGAAGCAGCTGATCGACGATATGTTGGATACGATGTATAACGCCCACGGGGTGGGACTGGCTGCGCCGCAGGTAGGAATCTTAAAGCGGATTGCCGTCGTCGATGTGGGGATGGAAGAGAAACAGCCCCATGTGTTTATCAATCCGGTCATCACCCGGTCAGAAGGCAAATGCAACGGCACGGAAGGCTGTCTGTCAGTCCCCGGACTGTTTGGATTCGTTGACCGGCCGGAGAAGATCACCGTGGAATATCTGGATGAAACCGGAGCTCAGAGAACCCTGGACGCCGAAGGTTTCTTCGCCCGGGCTATCTGTCATGAAGTGGACCATCTCCATGGCATTCTCTTTATTGACAAGCCGGAGTTCGTGGAAGCCGTAGAGGAGGATGAAGAAGGGATTGACGAATAA